From Corvus cornix cornix isolate S_Up_H32 chromosome 15, ASM73873v5, whole genome shotgun sequence, one genomic window encodes:
- the UNG gene encoding uracil-DNA glycosylase codes for MIGQKTLHSFFSPVPAKKRGRSPEPGGDSEVNAAKKAKEAGDEASQALSAEQQERIRKNKEAARQLLAQRNVPPGFGESWRRQLAGEFSKPYFVELMAFVAEERKRYTVYPPPEQVFTWTQMCDIWDVKVVILGQDPYHGPKQAHGLCFSVQKPVPPPPSLENIYKELSEDIEDFTHPGHGDLTGWAKQGVLLLNAVLTVRAHQATSHKERGWEQFTDVVVSWLNKNLHGVVFMLWGAYAQRKGSSIDRKRHHVLQTVHPSPLSVNRGFFGCRHFSKTNEFLKKSGKKPIDWKAL; via the exons ATGATCGGGCAGAAGACGCTGCACTCCTTCTTCAGCCCCGTGCCGGCCAAGAAGCGCGGCCGCTCCCCGGAGCCGGGCGGCGATTCTGAG GTGAACGCCGCCAAGAAGGCGAAGGAGGCCGGGGATGAGGCGAGCCAGGCGCTGAGCGCGGAGCAGCAGGAGCGCATCCGCAAGAACAAGGAGGCGGCGCGGCAGCTGCTGGCGCAGCGGAACGTGCCCCCGGGCTTCGGCGAGAGCTGGCGGCGGCAGCTGGCCGGGGAGTTCTCCAAGCCCTACTTCGTGGAG CTCATGGCGTTCGTGGCCGAGGAGAGGAAGCGCTACACGGTGTATCCGCCCCCCGAGCAGGTCTTCACCTGGACGCAGATGTGCGACATCTGGGAT GTAAAGGTTGTCATTTTGGGACAAGATCCATACCATGGACCTAAGCAAGCTCATGGGCTGTGTTTCAGTGTCCAGAAGCCTGTTCCACCTCCCCCCAG cttggaaaatatttacaaggAGCTCTCTGAGGACATTGAGGACTTCACCCACCCTGGCCATGGGGACCTGACGGGCTGGGCCAAGCAAG GAGTGCTCCTGCTCAACGCGGTGCTCACGGTTCGGGCTCACCAGGCCACGTCCCAcaaggagaggggctgggagcagtTCACGGATGTCGTGGTGTCCTGGCTCAACAAGAACCTGCACGGGGTGGTCTTCATGCTGTGGGGAGCCTATGCCCAGAGGAAAGGCAGCTCCATCGACAGG AAGCGTCACCACGTCCTGCAGACGGTTCATCCCTCGCCCCTCTCTGTCAACAGAGGGTTTTTCGGCTGCCGGCACTTCTCCAAGACAAATGAATTCCTCAAGAAATCTGGGAAGAAGCCCATCGACTGGAAAGCACtctga
- the ALKBH2 gene encoding DNA oxidative demethylase ALKBH2, which produces MDGFVVKLPRGQAGDGGGGGKRPRVEEPGPGRPLPREIRAEGLSCDYRILFGKAEADEIFQELEKEVEYFEDDLTKLHIFGTWHKIPRKKVTYGDPGLSYTYSGVTFHPKPWIPVLTRIRERVTSETGHTFNFVLINRYKDGLDHIGEHRDDEKELVPRSPIASVSFGACRDFVFRHRDHRGKGGMAGTGRITLQLAHGSLLLMKHPTNLHWYHSLPPRRRVLAPRVNLTFRKVLPGVKQGNVHQSGPLKSEALVPAGNVDSPVVSQGTGGANGQERFGNFAAKACDH; this is translated from the exons ATGGACGGATTCGTGGTGAAACTGCCCCGCGGGCAGGCGGgggatggcggcggcggcgggaagAGGCCGCGGGTGGAGGAGCCCGGCCCGGGGCGGCCTCTCCCGCGGGAGATCCGCGCCGAGGGGCTCAGCTGTGATTACCGCATCCTTTTCGGCAAGGCCGAGGCGGACGAGAtcttccaggagctggagaaggaggtggAGTATTTCGAAG ATGACTTGACAAAGCTGCACATATTTGGCACGTGGCACAAGATTCCCAGGAAGAAGGTCACCTACGGAGACCCTGGCTTGTCCTACACTTACTCAGGGGTCACATTCCACCCTAAGCCATGGATCCCAGTGCTGACCCGGATCAGGGAGCGCGTCACCTCGGAAACAGGGCACACCTTTAACTTTGTCCTCATCAACAG GTACAAAGACGGCCTGGACCACATCGGGGAGCACCGGGATGACGAGAAGGAGCTGGTTCCCCGCAGCCCCATCGCCTCCGTGTCCTTCGGAGCCTGCCGGGATTTCGTGTTCCGGCACCGGGATCACCGCGGGAAGGGAGGAATGGCGGGCACAGGGAGGATCACCCTGCAGCTGGCCCACGGCAGCCTGCTCCTCATGAAGCACCCCACCAACCTGCACTGGTACCACAGCCTGCCCCCACGCAGGAGGGTGCTGGCCCCCAGGGTCAACCTCACCTTCAGGAAAGTCCTGCCCGGGGTCAAGCAGGGAAATGTTCATCAGTCAGGGCCTTTGAAAAGTGAAGCTTTAGTTCCTGCTGGAAATGTGGATTCCCCTGTGGTGAGCCAAGGGACTGGAGGAGCAAACGGACAGGAGAGGTTTGGTAACTTTGCTGCTAAAGCTTGTGACCACTGA